Proteins from one Gilliamella sp. ESL0443 genomic window:
- a CDS encoding ABC transporter permease, with the protein MTMHYSINQLRWQRFKRNRRGYYSLWLFLILFIISLFSDFIFNDRPIFIKYQNNYYSPIFHFYPETEFGGQFQTQTNYLDPAVQNKIESDGWIFWPPFRYTYNTVIHDTASTFPTPPSKTHLLGTTDAGFDVLANILYGFRISMFFAVFLTFFTSIIGVLIGAIQGYYGGKVDLLGQRFIEIWSGLPELFVIILLASILPLNFWWLLAITVLFGWMALVGIVRAEFLRTRNFDYIRAAKVMGVSDSKIMFRHMLPNAMVATLTYLPFILCGSISTLTALDFLGFGLPIDSPSLGRLLLQGKNNLQAPWLGISSFLVISILLSLLIFIGEGIRDAFDPNKGVYK; encoded by the coding sequence ATGACTATGCATTATTCAATTAATCAGCTACGTTGGCAACGATTTAAACGCAATCGACGTGGGTATTATTCGTTATGGCTATTTTTAATATTATTTATAATAAGTCTATTTTCTGATTTTATATTTAATGATCGCCCCATATTCATAAAGTATCAAAATAACTATTATTCGCCAATATTTCATTTTTATCCGGAAACAGAGTTTGGTGGGCAGTTTCAAACGCAAACTAATTATTTAGATCCCGCAGTACAAAATAAGATTGAATCAGATGGTTGGATATTTTGGCCTCCATTTCGATATACCTATAATACTGTAATTCATGATACAGCTAGCACATTTCCAACACCACCATCTAAAACGCATTTGCTTGGCACAACTGATGCTGGATTTGATGTATTAGCCAATATTTTATACGGATTTAGAATATCGATGTTTTTTGCGGTATTTTTAACTTTCTTCACTTCCATTATTGGTGTACTAATCGGTGCAATCCAAGGTTATTATGGCGGAAAAGTCGACCTATTGGGACAACGATTCATTGAAATTTGGAGTGGATTACCAGAATTATTTGTAATTATTCTACTTGCAAGTATCTTACCACTCAATTTTTGGTGGTTATTAGCTATTACAGTATTATTTGGATGGATGGCTTTAGTTGGTATTGTGCGAGCCGAGTTTTTACGTACTCGTAACTTTGATTATATTCGAGCTGCCAAAGTAATGGGAGTGAGTGATAGTAAAATTATGTTTCGACATATGTTGCCCAACGCGATGGTTGCGACATTAACATATTTACCATTTATTCTTTGTGGTTCAATTTCAACTTTAACTGCATTGGATTTTTTAGGTTTTGGTTTGCCCATTGATTCACCATCCTTAGGTCGATTACTTCTACAAGGTAAAAACAATTTACAAGCACCTTGGCTCGGTATTAGTTCTTTTTTAGTTATTTCTATATTATTGTCACTTTTAATTTTTATTGGTGAAGGAATTAGAGATGCATTTGATCCAAACAAAGGAGTATATAAATGA
- a CDS encoding microcin C ABC transporter permease YejB, translating to MLNYFIRRLLLIIPTLLIILTINFFIVQIAPGGPVDQALSMIENGPEAGQTLLPGSETSPTILKEEKKQSNYQGGRGLDPEIVAMIEKQYGFDQPIWERYINTLKQFIQFDFGNSFFKSESVLSLIAKSLPVSISLGLWSTLIIYLISIPLGIRKAVKDGSIFDFWTSTLIIIGYAIPAFLLAVLLIVLFAGGSYWDIFPLRGLISNNFEQLDFWGKVKDYCWHICLPTIAMVVSGFATLTMLTKNSFLDEIRKQYVVTARAKGLSERQIMYKHVFRNATLLIVSGFPTSFVGILFTSSVLIEAIFSLKGLGLLGYEAIIQRDYPVIFGSLYIFTLIGLLTKLLSDLTYMLIDPRIDFEARN from the coding sequence ATGCTGAATTATTTTATCCGTCGATTATTGCTAATTATTCCAACATTACTAATCATTTTGACGATCAACTTTTTTATCGTACAAATTGCACCCGGCGGTCCTGTAGATCAAGCATTGTCTATGATTGAAAATGGACCAGAAGCAGGACAAACCTTGTTACCAGGCAGTGAAACTAGCCCAACAATATTAAAAGAAGAAAAAAAACAATCAAATTATCAGGGCGGGCGAGGTCTTGATCCTGAAATTGTGGCAATGATTGAAAAGCAATATGGTTTTGATCAACCGATCTGGGAACGCTACATTAATACATTGAAACAATTTATTCAGTTTGATTTTGGTAACAGCTTTTTCAAAAGTGAATCAGTGCTAAGTTTAATTGCAAAAAGTTTACCTGTTTCTATTTCATTGGGGTTATGGAGTACATTAATCATTTATTTAATCTCAATTCCATTAGGGATTCGTAAAGCAGTTAAAGATGGTTCAATATTTGATTTTTGGACAAGTACTTTAATCATTATTGGTTATGCAATACCCGCTTTTTTATTAGCCGTGTTGCTAATAGTCCTTTTCGCTGGGGGGAGTTATTGGGATATTTTCCCGCTTCGAGGATTAATCTCAAATAATTTTGAACAATTAGATTTTTGGGGCAAAGTCAAAGATTATTGTTGGCATATTTGCTTACCAACTATTGCTATGGTGGTTAGTGGTTTTGCAACATTAACTATGCTAACTAAGAACTCATTCTTAGATGAAATTCGCAAACAATATGTTGTGACTGCTAGAGCTAAAGGTTTGAGTGAAAGGCAAATTATGTATAAACATGTTTTCCGCAATGCAACCTTACTTATCGTATCGGGTTTTCCAACCTCATTTGTCGGAATTTTATTTACTAGCTCTGTACTTATTGAAGCGATATTTTCACTTAAAGGATTAGGTTTATTAGGGTATGAGGCAATTATTCAACGAGATTATCCTGTTATTTTTGGCTCATTATATATATTTACATTAATTGGCCTACTCACTAAACTTTTATCAGATTTAACTTATATGTTAATTGATCCACGTATTGACTTTGAGGCTCGCAACTGA
- a CDS encoding extracellular solute-binding protein codes for MISQRKKIIKRLFISSCLSGLFLCSMTAYAEDSNLTLQTERVEEVNSSTETIESIDNVEPSQPNEHIYHKTIFSLLGEPKYPENFEHFNYVNPNAPKGGIIKLYEIGTFDNFNRFASRGAPEHYSGSLYDSLFTTTADDISSFYPLIATSITYSDSYRWAEVEINANALFQDGKPITAHDVEFTFQKFMTEGVSQYRVYNKGINVKAIDDYRVRVDLPEADREKLLSFVGNMHVIPEHYWKDRNFSEPVSTPPIGSGPYYISDYKMGQYVVYKRNPDYWAKDLPVNRGLNNFDEKRIDYYMDTSIALEAFKAGEYDFRGEGQPKNWFTQYQGKYFDSKDIIKKEKIVETAVDTKWLAFNLQKDFFKDIKVRKAITLAFDFEWLNHAFYYDSYKRPSSFFENTIYAAKGKPSELELKWLTPYKNIIPEQAFDEAFTIPKSDGQGFNRNNLLTAAKLLEEAGWIIKDGKLINPKTQQPFEFELLTYLGDDIKYAIPFQQNLARLGIKMNIISLDYAQINRRMRERDYDMMPRNYSSIDYPSSSLMIFWGTEYLNSTYNGSGLHNQAIDSIINEIIKNVGNQEELVPLGRALDRILTQEYPMIPMWYNSKTFYAYWNKFGQPTQQPTYAIGIDSWWYDEDKAASLSKNREH; via the coding sequence ATGATTAGTCAAAGAAAAAAAATTATTAAGAGGTTATTCATCTCAAGCTGTTTGAGTGGATTATTCCTTTGTTCAATGACTGCTTATGCCGAAGACTCAAATCTCACGTTGCAAACCGAGAGGGTAGAAGAGGTTAATTCCTCAACTGAGACTATAGAATCAATTGATAATGTTGAGCCTTCTCAACCTAATGAACATATTTATCACAAAACTATATTTTCATTGTTAGGTGAACCTAAATACCCTGAAAATTTTGAACATTTTAACTATGTCAATCCCAATGCTCCTAAAGGTGGAATTATTAAATTGTATGAAATAGGTACTTTTGATAATTTTAATCGTTTCGCAAGTCGTGGCGCACCTGAACATTATTCAGGCTCCTTATATGATTCTCTATTTACCACAACAGCTGATGATATTTCGAGTTTTTATCCACTAATTGCCACCTCAATCACTTATTCAGATAGTTATCGCTGGGCAGAGGTAGAAATTAATGCTAATGCGCTTTTTCAAGATGGTAAGCCAATAACCGCACATGATGTGGAATTTACTTTTCAAAAATTTATGACTGAAGGTGTTTCGCAATATCGGGTTTACAACAAAGGGATAAATGTTAAAGCCATAGACGATTATCGCGTTCGTGTCGACTTACCTGAAGCCGACCGTGAAAAATTACTATCCTTTGTTGGTAATATGCATGTTATTCCTGAACATTATTGGAAAGATCGTAATTTTTCCGAGCCAGTAAGTACTCCTCCGATTGGTAGCGGACCTTATTATATTAGTGATTATAAAATGGGACAGTATGTCGTTTATAAGCGAAATCCTGATTATTGGGCAAAAGATTTACCAGTTAATAGAGGTCTAAATAATTTTGATGAAAAACGTATCGATTATTATATGGATACCAGTATTGCTTTAGAGGCTTTTAAAGCTGGGGAGTATGATTTTCGAGGTGAAGGGCAACCGAAAAATTGGTTTACTCAATATCAAGGAAAATACTTTGATTCAAAGGATATCATTAAAAAAGAAAAAATCGTTGAAACAGCAGTAGATACTAAATGGTTAGCGTTTAATTTGCAGAAAGATTTTTTTAAAGATATAAAAGTTCGAAAAGCGATTACCTTAGCTTTTGATTTTGAATGGTTAAATCATGCATTTTATTATGATAGTTATAAAAGACCATCTAGCTTTTTTGAAAATACTATTTATGCCGCCAAAGGTAAACCGAGTGAACTTGAGCTTAAATGGTTAACTCCTTATAAAAATATTATTCCTGAACAAGCGTTTGATGAAGCTTTTACTATTCCTAAAAGTGATGGGCAAGGTTTTAATCGCAATAACTTATTAACAGCTGCTAAATTATTGGAAGAAGCAGGTTGGATCATTAAAGACGGTAAATTAATTAATCCTAAAACCCAACAACCTTTTGAATTTGAGTTGTTAACTTATCTTGGTGATGACATCAAATATGCCATTCCTTTCCAGCAAAATTTAGCTCGTTTAGGTATTAAAATGAATATAATCTCACTTGATTACGCGCAGATCAATCGCAGAATGCGTGAACGTGATTATGATATGATGCCACGTAATTATAGTTCGATAGATTATCCATCTTCAAGTTTAATGATTTTTTGGGGAACCGAATATTTAAACTCTACATATAATGGCTCAGGCTTACATAATCAGGCAATTGATTCAATTATTAATGAAATAATTAAAAATGTTGGAAACCAGGAGGAATTAGTTCCACTTGGACGAGCACTAGATCGAATTTTGACGCAAGAATATCCGATGATTCCAATGTGGTATAACAGTAAAACTTTTTATGCATATTGGAATAAATTTGGCCAGCCAACCCAACAACCAACTTATGCAATAGGAATTGATAGCTGGTGGTATGATGAAGATAAAGCAGCTAGCTTATCAAAGAATAGAGAACACTAA